In the Euzebya rosea genome, one interval contains:
- a CDS encoding AAA family ATPase — MPPRGDASSRAADAEAAIAHALRLGESIRSEVRRVIVGQADMVEEVLACLFAGGHVLLEGVPGLGKTVLLKSLAGALRMDFSRVQCTPDLMPADILGTTVLTGDQAGAFQPGPVFTNLLLADEINRATPKTQAALLEAMAERGVTLGGTTRPLPDPFLVLATQNPIDMEGTYPLPEAQMDRFLAKVLVPMPPADDLVDILTRTTGTTSAEVRPVATVDDVRAMVALTRSIPIAPHVLHHAAALTTATHPDRPDAADPVKRYVRLGASPRGAQAMVLLAKATALLAGRAHASVDDLRRAALPALRHRLVLGYEAAAAGVTADQLVAAVLDRVGPPDPQVRGA; from the coding sequence ATGCCGCCGCGCGGCGACGCGTCGTCCCGGGCGGCCGACGCCGAGGCGGCCATCGCCCACGCGCTGCGGCTCGGCGAGTCCATCCGCAGCGAGGTCAGGCGGGTCATCGTCGGTCAGGCCGACATGGTCGAGGAGGTGCTGGCCTGCCTGTTCGCCGGCGGGCACGTCCTGCTCGAGGGTGTCCCCGGCCTGGGCAAGACCGTCCTGCTCAAGTCGCTGGCTGGTGCGCTGCGCATGGACTTCAGCCGCGTCCAGTGCACCCCCGACCTGATGCCCGCCGACATCCTCGGCACGACCGTCCTCACCGGCGACCAGGCCGGGGCGTTCCAGCCGGGTCCGGTCTTCACCAACCTGCTGCTGGCCGACGAGATCAACCGGGCCACCCCCAAGACCCAGGCCGCGCTGCTGGAGGCCATGGCCGAACGCGGGGTGACGCTCGGCGGCACCACCCGTCCGCTGCCCGACCCGTTCCTCGTCCTCGCGACGCAGAACCCCATCGACATGGAGGGGACCTACCCGCTGCCCGAGGCGCAGATGGACCGGTTCCTCGCCAAGGTCCTCGTGCCGATGCCCCCGGCCGATGACCTGGTCGACATCCTGACCCGCACGACCGGCACCACGTCCGCGGAGGTGCGACCCGTCGCGACCGTCGACGACGTCCGGGCGATGGTCGCCCTCACCAGGTCCATCCCCATCGCCCCCCACGTGCTGCACCATGCGGCCGCCCTGACCACCGCCACCCACCCCGACCGGCCCGATGCCGCCGACCCGGTCAAGCGGTACGTGCGGCTCGGCGCCTCTCCCCGTGGCGCCCAGGCGATGGTGCTGCTGGCCAAGGCGACCGCGCTGCTGGCCGGACGGGCCCATGCGTCGGTCGACGACCTCCGACGCGCCGCGCTGCCGGCGCTGCGCCACCGGCTGGTCCTCGGCTACGAAGCTGCCGCCGCTGGCGTCACCGCCGACCAGCTGGTCGCCGCCGTCCTGGACCGCGTCGGCCCGCCCGACCCGCAGGTCCGGGGCGCCTGA